The following proteins are co-located in the Pseudarthrobacter siccitolerans genome:
- a CDS encoding thiamine pyrophosphate-binding protein, with product MIDFDPGTAAPTKGTGARNGGDLVVETLEALGAKTVFGIPGQHALGLFDAMGRGNLQFVSSRVENNSAFAADGYSRATGEVGVLFLSTGPGALTSLAGLQEAYATGVPMVVVASQIPLDGLGARRKGMLHQLDDQKASAANVTKSQRLIQHASGIPSAIQDAWTEAISSPQGPVWIEIPQNVLLDPIMVPPVEDAVAEAADNPPRVELVREAVKWLQAAERPAIIAGGGTRRGRAEKSLLSIAEKLRAPVICTPGGNGAFPWSHELSLQSWIEDRHMTDVLEDADVLVVIGSSLGEVTSNYFTFEPRGRIIQIDAEPRVLESNRPGLGIRADAGQALAALDQALEPSHPGPNWHGVSPEHLVQESLAKVRARLESQDLAKELKFMADIREAVPADMQTFWDMTISAYWGWSCWDAREGQFHSAQGAGGLGYGFPAAIGAAVGLETLGKPGRVLAVSGDGSSMYSISELATARQHNVPVTWLIVDDGGYGILREYMVGAFGKATATELARPGFVKLAEAFGVPATKVAPEDVGEALKAGFAADGPNVVVVETLLKMFAPTHLPE from the coding sequence GTGATCGATTTCGATCCGGGGACCGCAGCCCCCACAAAAGGAACAGGCGCCCGCAACGGCGGGGACCTCGTCGTCGAGACCCTCGAAGCCCTGGGCGCCAAGACCGTCTTTGGCATTCCCGGGCAGCACGCGCTGGGACTTTTCGACGCGATGGGCCGGGGCAACCTGCAGTTCGTCTCCTCCCGGGTGGAGAACAATTCCGCCTTCGCCGCGGACGGCTACTCACGCGCCACCGGAGAGGTGGGCGTCCTGTTCCTCTCCACCGGTCCCGGGGCCCTGACGTCCCTGGCCGGGCTGCAGGAAGCCTACGCCACCGGCGTGCCGATGGTGGTGGTGGCCAGCCAGATCCCGCTGGATGGCCTCGGCGCCCGGCGCAAGGGAATGCTGCACCAGCTCGATGACCAAAAGGCGTCGGCCGCCAACGTCACCAAGAGCCAGCGGCTGATCCAGCATGCGTCCGGCATTCCGTCTGCCATCCAGGACGCCTGGACCGAAGCGATCTCCTCGCCCCAGGGGCCGGTGTGGATCGAAATTCCGCAGAACGTCCTGCTCGATCCGATCATGGTTCCGCCGGTGGAGGATGCGGTCGCGGAAGCGGCGGACAACCCGCCGCGCGTTGAGCTGGTCCGCGAAGCGGTGAAATGGCTGCAGGCGGCCGAGCGGCCGGCGATCATCGCCGGCGGCGGAACCCGCCGGGGCAGGGCGGAGAAGTCCCTGCTGTCCATTGCGGAGAAGCTTCGCGCCCCGGTCATCTGCACACCGGGCGGCAATGGCGCCTTTCCGTGGAGCCACGAGCTGTCGCTGCAGTCCTGGATCGAGGACCGCCACATGACCGATGTGCTGGAGGATGCCGACGTCCTGGTGGTCATCGGTTCATCCTTGGGCGAGGTCACCTCCAACTACTTCACCTTCGAACCGCGCGGGCGCATCATTCAGATTGACGCCGAGCCCCGGGTGCTGGAATCCAACCGGCCCGGGTTGGGCATCCGCGCCGACGCCGGGCAGGCCCTGGCAGCCCTGGACCAAGCCCTGGAGCCTTCACATCCCGGGCCCAACTGGCACGGAGTGTCCCCGGAGCACCTGGTGCAGGAATCGCTGGCCAAGGTCCGGGCACGCCTGGAATCACAGGACCTGGCCAAAGAACTGAAGTTCATGGCAGATATCCGCGAAGCGGTGCCGGCGGACATGCAGACCTTCTGGGACATGACAATCTCCGCCTACTGGGGCTGGAGCTGCTGGGACGCCCGCGAGGGGCAGTTCCATTCGGCACAGGGTGCCGGCGGCCTCGGCTACGGCTTCCCGGCAGCGATCGGCGCGGCAGTAGGTCTGGAAACCCTGGGCAAGCCCGGCCGGGTGCTCGCCGTCTCCGGCGACGGCTCGTCGATGTACTCCATCTCCGAACTTGCCACCGCCAGGCAGCACAACGTGCCGGTCACCTGGCTCATTGTGGACGACGGCGGCTACGGCATCCTGCGCGAATACATGGTGGGCGCCTTCGGCAAGGCGACTGCCACCGAGCTGGCACGGCCCGGCTTCGTCAAGCTTGCCGAAGCCTTCGGTGTGCCGGCCACAAAAGTGGCGCCCGAGGACGTGGGGGAGGCGCTCAAGGCGGGATTCGCCGCCGACGGGCCCAACGTCGTCGTGGTGGAAACGCTCCTGAAAATGTTCGCGCCCACGCACCTGCCTGAATAA
- a CDS encoding MarR family winged helix-turn-helix transcriptional regulator: protein MAVAPDTAADLVYQIFDLQRAVRCISSASMRGQDTGVALQGVLRFVGEGETRATRLAERLGVSAPVLSRHIADLEEHGLVVRRQDPDDGRAQLVALTPLGAEKLRNIEEQRTAVLQDYLRDWSEEDAGDTAKSLRRLIESLKKSARATAAGATNEVKTLEESLNG from the coding sequence ATGGCAGTAGCACCGGATACAGCAGCGGACCTTGTCTACCAAATCTTCGATCTCCAGCGCGCAGTGCGGTGCATCTCCAGCGCCAGCATGCGCGGGCAGGACACCGGAGTGGCCCTTCAAGGGGTGCTGCGATTCGTGGGGGAGGGGGAAACCCGTGCCACCCGGCTTGCTGAGCGGCTGGGAGTCAGCGCGCCCGTCCTCAGCCGCCACATCGCGGACCTGGAGGAGCATGGCCTGGTGGTCCGCCGGCAGGATCCCGACGACGGGCGGGCCCAGCTGGTTGCCCTCACGCCGTTGGGAGCCGAAAAACTCCGCAACATCGAGGAGCAGCGGACCGCGGTCCTGCAGGACTACTTGCGGGACTGGAGCGAGGAGGACGCCGGAGACACGGCGAAATCCCTCCGCAGGCTCATCGAATCACTCAAGAAATCAGCCCGGGCAACGGCGGCCGGCGCCACCAATGAAGTCAAAACCTTGGAGGAGTCCCTTAATGGCTAA
- a CDS encoding MDR family MFS transporter: MANVTATAPHERGRAGKQESRQSKRHEPGAPMNHRQIMEALTGLLAAFFTAILSSTIVANALPTIMSELKGTQTDFAWVITAALLANAATTPIWGKLADLFDKKLLVQLSIVIFVAGSVMAGLSENIPFLLTARVIQGIAMGGLTALAQAIIGSIIPPRERGKYSGYMGAVMAVGTAGGPLLGGFIVDSALGWRWTFFVCVPLAVVALILLQVTLKVPHIKRPAKIDWVGAVLLTSGVSLLLVWVSFAGKADYYDWWSWQSAVMVGGGVLLLALLVLVESKVSQPIIPLKIISERTTALAIVASVAVGVAMFGSSTFLGQYYQVARGATPTEAGLLTLPMIAGNLVGSVVSGQLISRYGKWKRFLIGGTVLLIGGLALAGTMDHTTELWLTGLYTAIFGIGLGMLMQNLVLAVQNTVQASDIGSASASVAFFRSVGGAIGVSVLGAVMANHVKDLATDGLTKLGIQASGNSGATLDLKDLPAPVADVMRAAYGDATAGIFMISAAVSVVALLAVLFIKEKPLRRTVDLTPEANLQANAAGEAGMTAMTGQLPLVSAAVSGRGAGPVAGNGAGSAGSKTYDDGTSSVPAAGFTMLATDDLEEAFALSLRADPVRGSGAGRVESPSADGAGGAGGFAARAAATAAAATAAATAAETVQKLQDTQHLLARQQVELGKLVLDIQEQLRSQREVAAQQAATAAELSRLKRRLLKERKSQAAAALYIASHGKHSATAPQD, encoded by the coding sequence ATGGCTAACGTCACCGCCACCGCGCCGCACGAGCGCGGTCGAGCCGGGAAGCAGGAATCGCGGCAGTCCAAACGCCACGAACCCGGCGCCCCGATGAACCACCGGCAGATCATGGAGGCCCTGACCGGGCTGCTGGCTGCCTTCTTCACCGCGATCCTCAGCAGCACCATCGTGGCGAACGCCCTGCCCACCATCATGTCCGAGCTCAAGGGCACCCAGACGGACTTCGCCTGGGTCATCACGGCGGCGCTCCTCGCGAACGCAGCAACCACGCCCATCTGGGGCAAGCTCGCCGACCTCTTCGACAAGAAGCTCCTGGTCCAGCTCAGCATCGTGATCTTTGTGGCCGGCTCCGTTATGGCAGGTTTGTCTGAGAACATCCCGTTCCTGCTGACTGCCCGCGTGATCCAGGGCATTGCGATGGGCGGACTTACCGCCCTTGCCCAGGCCATCATCGGCTCCATCATTCCGCCCCGCGAACGCGGCAAGTACTCCGGCTACATGGGTGCGGTTATGGCGGTTGGCACCGCTGGCGGCCCGCTGCTGGGCGGCTTCATCGTGGACAGCGCCCTGGGCTGGCGCTGGACGTTCTTCGTCTGCGTCCCGCTCGCCGTCGTGGCCCTGATCCTGCTCCAGGTCACGCTGAAGGTGCCGCACATCAAGCGCCCGGCCAAGATCGACTGGGTTGGAGCCGTCCTGCTGACCAGCGGCGTGAGCCTGCTCCTGGTCTGGGTTTCCTTCGCCGGTAAGGCCGACTACTACGACTGGTGGTCCTGGCAGTCCGCAGTGATGGTGGGCGGCGGCGTCCTCCTGCTCGCGCTGCTGGTACTGGTTGAATCCAAGGTCTCCCAGCCGATCATTCCGCTGAAGATCATCTCCGAGCGCACCACGGCCCTGGCCATCGTCGCTTCCGTAGCCGTCGGCGTAGCCATGTTCGGGTCCTCCACCTTCCTGGGCCAGTACTACCAGGTGGCCCGCGGCGCCACGCCCACCGAAGCCGGGCTGCTGACCCTCCCCATGATCGCCGGCAACCTGGTCGGCTCGGTGGTATCCGGCCAGCTCATCAGCCGCTACGGCAAGTGGAAGCGCTTCCTGATCGGCGGCACCGTCCTGCTGATCGGCGGCCTGGCGCTCGCCGGGACCATGGACCACACCACTGAACTCTGGCTGACCGGCCTTTACACCGCGATCTTCGGCATCGGCCTTGGCATGCTGATGCAGAACCTGGTCCTGGCCGTACAGAACACTGTCCAGGCTTCAGACATCGGTTCCGCCAGTGCCTCCGTTGCCTTCTTCCGCTCCGTCGGCGGCGCCATCGGCGTGTCCGTCCTCGGTGCCGTCATGGCCAACCACGTCAAGGACCTGGCCACCGACGGCCTCACCAAGCTGGGCATCCAGGCCTCCGGGAACAGCGGTGCCACGCTGGACCTGAAGGACCTGCCCGCCCCGGTGGCCGACGTCATGCGCGCCGCCTACGGTGACGCCACCGCCGGAATCTTTATGATCTCCGCCGCGGTGAGCGTGGTCGCCCTGCTCGCCGTCCTGTTCATCAAGGAAAAGCCGCTGCGCCGGACCGTGGACCTGACCCCCGAAGCCAATCTGCAGGCGAACGCTGCTGGCGAAGCTGGCATGACCGCCATGACCGGGCAGCTGCCTTTGGTATCGGCTGCCGTGTCCGGCAGGGGCGCAGGTCCGGTTGCCGGCAACGGTGCAGGGAGTGCTGGCAGCAAGACGTACGACGACGGCACCTCCAGTGTGCCGGCGGCAGGTTTCACAATGCTCGCCACGGACGATCTTGAAGAGGCCTTTGCCCTCAGCCTGCGAGCGGACCCGGTCCGGGGCAGTGGGGCCGGACGCGTCGAATCGCCTTCAGCGGACGGTGCCGGCGGAGCCGGGGGCTTTGCTGCCAGGGCCGCAGCCACTGCCGCCGCTGCAACGGCTGCGGCGACCGCCGCCGAAACAGTGCAGAAGCTCCAGGACACCCAGCACCTGCTGGCCCGGCAGCAGGTGGAGCTGGGGAAGCTGGTGCTGGACATCCAGGAACAGCTGCGGTCCCAGCGCGAGGTCGCAGCCCAGCAGGCCGCGACGGCAGCTGAGCTCAGCCGGCTGAAGCGCAGGCTCCTTAAGGAACGGAAGTCCCAAGCCGCCGCCGCGCTCTACATCGCCAGCCACGGCAAGCACAGCGCCACAGCACCCCAGGACTAA
- a CDS encoding ABC transporter ATP-binding protein, which produces MLLTLIRRYSKPYAPYILAVIFFQLASTIAALYLPSLNARIIDEGVSRGDTDFIWRTGAVMLLVAFVQVGTAIAGVYFGSKAAMALGRDLRRAVFRKVTSFSAKDVNAFGAPTLITRGTNDVQQVQMLMLMGLNFMVATPIMCVGGIIMALREDINLSWLVWVSVPLLTVVVGYLVVRLMPLFRSMQKKIDRINGVLREQIIGIRVVRAFVREPYETERFGGANKELTDVSLKIGSLFVLMFPAISMILHLSTAAVLWFGGQRVDSGDMQVGALTAFLQYLLQILVAVMMGTFMAMMIPRASVCADRIGEVLDVEPSIHDPERPEAPASLKGVVEYRNVTFNYPGAEAPVLSNVSFTARPGQTIAIIGSTGAGKTSLLSLLPRLYDTAEGEVLLDGVPVSRLDRAEITRRVALVPQRPYLFSGTIEHNLRFGKTEATDQELWNALEVAQGADFVREKKNGLDSRISQGGTNVSGGQRQRLCIARALVTKPRVYLFDDSFSALDVATDARLRAALKHTTADATVIIVAQRISTITEADQILVLDNGRIVDRGTHEELLETSPTYQEIVESQLSVEEMA; this is translated from the coding sequence ATGCTCCTCACCCTCATCCGGCGCTATTCAAAACCGTATGCGCCGTACATTCTGGCTGTCATTTTCTTCCAGCTGGCCTCCACCATCGCAGCCCTTTACCTTCCCAGCCTGAACGCCCGGATCATCGACGAGGGCGTATCCCGCGGGGATACCGACTTCATCTGGCGCACGGGTGCTGTGATGCTGCTGGTGGCTTTTGTCCAGGTGGGTACGGCGATTGCCGGCGTCTACTTCGGCTCCAAGGCTGCGATGGCGCTCGGCAGGGACCTGCGGCGGGCGGTATTCCGCAAAGTCACCAGCTTCTCGGCCAAGGACGTCAACGCGTTTGGTGCCCCCACGCTGATCACCCGCGGCACCAACGACGTCCAGCAGGTGCAGATGCTCATGCTGATGGGACTGAACTTCATGGTGGCCACGCCCATCATGTGCGTCGGCGGCATCATCATGGCGTTGCGCGAGGACATCAACCTGTCATGGCTTGTGTGGGTTTCGGTGCCTCTCCTGACGGTTGTGGTGGGATACCTCGTGGTCCGGCTCATGCCGCTGTTCCGGTCCATGCAGAAAAAGATCGACCGGATCAACGGGGTGCTGCGCGAGCAGATTATCGGTATCCGGGTGGTGCGGGCCTTCGTCCGCGAACCCTACGAAACCGAACGGTTCGGCGGGGCCAACAAGGAGCTGACGGATGTCTCGCTGAAGATCGGCTCCCTGTTTGTGCTGATGTTCCCCGCCATCAGCATGATCCTGCACCTTTCCACCGCCGCGGTTTTGTGGTTCGGCGGCCAGCGTGTGGACTCGGGAGACATGCAGGTGGGCGCCCTCACGGCGTTCCTTCAATACCTGCTGCAGATCCTGGTGGCAGTCATGATGGGCACCTTTATGGCCATGATGATTCCCCGGGCGTCCGTGTGCGCGGACCGCATCGGCGAGGTGCTCGACGTCGAACCCTCCATCCATGACCCCGAGCGGCCCGAAGCCCCTGCGTCGCTCAAAGGTGTCGTCGAATACCGGAATGTCACCTTTAACTACCCGGGCGCCGAAGCGCCGGTGCTGAGCAACGTCAGCTTCACCGCCCGCCCGGGGCAGACCATCGCCATCATCGGTTCCACGGGTGCCGGCAAAACGTCCTTGCTGTCGCTCCTGCCGCGCCTGTACGACACCGCTGAAGGGGAGGTGCTGCTGGACGGTGTGCCCGTCAGCAGGCTGGACCGTGCCGAGATCACCAGGCGGGTGGCACTGGTGCCCCAGCGGCCCTACCTCTTCTCCGGGACCATCGAGCACAACCTGCGCTTCGGGAAGACCGAGGCAACGGACCAGGAACTCTGGAACGCCCTTGAGGTGGCGCAGGGAGCCGACTTTGTCCGGGAGAAGAAGAACGGGCTGGACTCCCGCATCTCGCAGGGCGGCACCAACGTTTCCGGCGGGCAGAGGCAGCGCCTCTGCATCGCGCGGGCCCTGGTGACCAAACCGCGGGTCTACCTCTTTGACGACTCCTTCTCCGCCCTGGACGTCGCCACGGACGCCCGGCTCCGGGCGGCACTCAAGCACACCACCGCCGATGCCACCGTCATCATTGTGGCCCAGCGGATTTCCACCATCACAGAAGCGGACCAGATCCTGGTGCTGGACAACGGCCGGATCGTGGACCGTGGAACACACGAGGAACTCTTGGAAACCTCGCCCACCTACCAGGAAATTGTTGAATCCCAGCTGAGCGTGGAGGAAATGGCATGA